From one Gemmatimonadota bacterium genomic stretch:
- a CDS encoding succinate dehydrogenase has translation MPSRVERLPVRPAFGATSRPDRWWVQPAITFVVFSGFIVYATWAALQGADYYSGSLLSPFYSPDLWGPSPHSLFGDAQPGWWPAALPYSPAILILWAPVSFRLTCYYYRGAYYKAFWADPPACSVGEPRKKYLGERHLPLIVQNIHRYTLPFALLLLVFLTMDVWYALQFGTGEAKEFGLSVGTLVLATNVILLGGYTMGCHSLRHIVGGGLDVLSRRPVRKKAYACVTWCNRSHMRFAWASLLWVAFSDVYVRMCATGAITDFRFF, from the coding sequence ATGCCTTCACGAGTCGAGCGTCTTCCGGTTCGTCCCGCATTCGGCGCGACCTCTCGTCCCGATCGCTGGTGGGTGCAGCCAGCCATCACCTTCGTCGTCTTCAGCGGCTTCATCGTCTACGCCACTTGGGCGGCCCTGCAGGGCGCCGACTACTACTCCGGCAGCCTGCTCTCTCCCTTCTATTCGCCGGACCTGTGGGGGCCGTCGCCGCACTCGCTCTTCGGCGATGCGCAACCCGGCTGGTGGCCGGCGGCGCTGCCCTATTCACCCGCCATCCTCATCCTCTGGGCGCCGGTCAGCTTCCGCCTCACCTGCTACTACTATCGTGGCGCCTACTACAAGGCTTTCTGGGCGGATCCCCCGGCGTGCTCGGTCGGCGAGCCTCGCAAGAAGTATCTGGGCGAGCGCCATCTTCCGCTCATCGTCCAGAACATCCACCGCTACACGCTTCCCTTCGCGCTTCTTCTCCTCGTCTTCCTCACCATGGACGTATGGTACGCGCTCCAGTTCGGGACCGGCGAAGCCAAGGAGTTCGGATTGAGCGTCGGCACGCTCGTACTGGCCACGAACGTGATCCTTCTCGGCGGCTACACCATGGGCTGCCACTCGCTGAGGCACATCGTCGGGGGCGGACTTGACGTTCTTTCGCGGAGACCCGTCCGCAAGAAGGCCTACGCCTGCGTCACCTGGTGCAACAGGAGTCACATGCGCTTCGCGTGGGCGAGCCTCCTCTGGGTGGCGTTCTCCGACGTCTACGTGCGTATGTGCGCGACGGGCGCGATCACCGACTTCAGGTTCTTCTGA
- a CDS encoding energy transducer TonB yields the protein MSRARAASRASAFVVLGAIGCGDVEPPVLLDEQESVRYPFPAWDAGTVGEVMLRVRVTPDGTVDSVELQTTSGKPALDSAALVDAWKLLFEPARRADEEIAAWVSVPVRFEREDSVVSEEHGP from the coding sequence CTTCCCGGGCGTCGGCGTTCGTCGTCCTCGGGGCGATCGGGTGCGGCGATGTCGAGCCTCCCGTTCTCCTGGACGAGCAGGAGTCCGTCCGCTACCCCTTTCCGGCCTGGGACGCGGGCACGGTCGGAGAGGTCATGCTCAGAGTGCGGGTGACCCCCGACGGCACGGTCGATTCGGTCGAGCTCCAAACCACATCGGGAAAACCGGCCCTCGACTCCGCCGCGCTGGTCGATGCGTGGAAGCTGCTCTTCGAGCCCGCAAGGCGAGCGGACGAGGAGATCGCAGCCTGGGTCTCGGTGCCGGTGCGGTTCGAGCGGGAGGATTCCGTCGTTTCCGAGGAGCACGGTCCGTGA
- a CDS encoding succinate dehydrogenase/fumarate reductase iron-sulfur subunit: MKRATFEVWRGTSEAGELKAYDVELDHGYVVLDAIHRIQADQDGDLAVRWNCKAGKCGSCSAEINGSPRLMCMTKVDDLDHSRPIRVEPMRTFPVVKDLVTDVSWNYEVKESISRFAPREADHEDGTWNMEQYDVERSQEFRKCIECFLCQDVCHVLRDHHMHDRFAGPRHFVYAANLEMNPVDTGDRVAELRDEFGLGYCNITKCCTKVCPEGITITDNAIIPLKERVVDQSYDPLTMLARKLTGKK, translated from the coding sequence ATGAAGAGAGCGACATTCGAGGTCTGGCGCGGCACATCGGAAGCCGGCGAGCTCAAGGCTTACGATGTGGAACTCGACCACGGCTACGTGGTGCTCGACGCCATCCACCGGATCCAGGCCGATCAGGACGGCGACCTGGCTGTCCGATGGAACTGCAAGGCGGGCAAGTGCGGTTCGTGTTCGGCCGAAATAAACGGCTCTCCGCGGCTCATGTGCATGACCAAGGTCGACGACCTCGACCACTCGCGTCCGATTCGCGTCGAACCAATGCGCACGTTCCCGGTAGTCAAGGACCTGGTCACCGACGTGTCTTGGAACTACGAGGTCAAGGAGTCGATCAGCCGGTTCGCGCCTCGGGAGGCCGACCACGAGGACGGCACCTGGAACATGGAACAGTACGACGTGGAGCGTTCGCAGGAGTTCAGGAAGTGCATCGAATGCTTCCTCTGCCAGGACGTGTGCCATGTGCTCCGCGACCACCACATGCATGACCGCTTCGCGGGACCGCGCCACTTCGTCTACGCAGCGAATCTGGAGATGAACCCGGTGGACACCGGCGACCGCGTGGCCGAACTGCGAGACGAGTTCGGGCTCGGCTACTGCAACATCACCAAGTGCTGCACGAAGGTGTGCCCGGAAGGTATCACCATCACCGACAACGCCATCATCCCGCTCAAGGAGAGGGTGGTCGACCAGTCGTACGATCCGCTGACCATGCTGGCGAGGAAGCTGACGGGGAAAAAGTGA
- a CDS encoding elongation factor G, which translates to MKTYTTDRIRNVVVLGHGGCGKTSLIDSMCWVAGTSSRHGRADDGTALTMHAPEEHAHGVSIQTTPAFAEFADHKINIIDTPGYLDFTGETLAGLRVADAAIIVVSATAGVEVGTERVLEFCRERGIPRFFFISMMDKEHANFERVFEQIKEISGKALPVEIPVGAGPGFSGIVTLFRDKLQRFKPGTSKGEYDEAEIPAELTEMAEEWRTELMETVATTDEELLDLYLEELDLPRDVALSAMATAVSARDAYPVLCGSSHLTYGIRAVLNKIVELFPSPVDAGPEKAGEETIEADADGPLTALVFKTTQEPHVGDLSFFRVYSGTLENGTELTNTTNGETERLAHLAVPLGKERREVDKLVAGDIGVVSKLKATRTNDTLSAKGTTTRIDPIVFPTADISIAIRGKARSDDDKLGEVIHRLHEEDPTFSAAFNGELGQTIARGLGELHLGVQFERMARKYGVHVETEQPKIAYRETLSRPAQGQGRHKKQSGGRGQFGDCRIRLTPRERGAGYEFVDSIKGGVIPSKYLPSVDRGIQEAATNGVLAGYPMVDFAAECYDGSYHSVDSSDIAFKLAGSLAFRNVAVKAGPVLLEPIVEVSVTTPDEYVGDIMGDLTSRRGRVQGMEPASGRTTIMALVPQSELYKYAATLRSITQGRAFHTRKIRGYEPAPHEVAQKVAAERAKE; encoded by the coding sequence TTGAAGACCTATACCACGGATCGTATCCGCAACGTCGTCGTCCTGGGTCACGGCGGATGCGGCAAGACGAGCCTTATCGATTCCATGTGCTGGGTCGCCGGCACCTCCAGCAGGCACGGCAGAGCCGACGACGGCACGGCGCTCACCATGCACGCGCCCGAAGAGCACGCCCACGGAGTGTCGATCCAGACCACACCTGCCTTCGCCGAGTTCGCCGATCACAAGATCAACATCATCGACACGCCCGGCTACCTCGACTTCACCGGAGAGACTCTGGCAGGGTTGCGAGTCGCCGACGCCGCGATAATCGTCGTGAGCGCCACGGCCGGCGTGGAGGTCGGTACCGAGCGGGTGCTGGAGTTCTGCCGGGAACGCGGCATCCCGCGCTTCTTTTTCATTTCCATGATGGACAAGGAGCACGCCAACTTCGAGCGGGTCTTCGAACAGATCAAGGAGATTTCGGGCAAGGCTCTTCCCGTCGAGATCCCCGTGGGCGCCGGCCCCGGCTTCTCGGGCATCGTCACACTCTTCAGGGACAAGCTTCAGCGTTTCAAACCCGGAACGTCGAAGGGCGAGTACGACGAGGCCGAGATTCCGGCCGAGCTCACCGAGATGGCGGAAGAATGGCGCACCGAGCTCATGGAGACCGTGGCCACGACCGACGAAGAACTCCTCGACCTCTACCTGGAGGAACTCGATCTCCCGAGGGACGTGGCGCTCTCGGCGATGGCGACCGCCGTCTCCGCCCGGGACGCCTACCCGGTCCTGTGCGGGTCCTCGCACCTCACTTACGGGATACGAGCCGTCCTCAACAAGATCGTCGAACTCTTCCCGAGTCCTGTCGACGCCGGGCCGGAAAAGGCCGGTGAGGAGACGATCGAAGCGGACGCCGACGGCCCGCTGACGGCTCTCGTCTTCAAGACGACCCAGGAGCCGCACGTGGGCGACCTCTCCTTCTTCCGCGTCTATTCCGGCACCTTGGAGAACGGGACCGAGCTGACGAACACCACGAACGGCGAGACCGAACGACTCGCCCATCTGGCGGTACCGCTCGGCAAGGAGCGGCGGGAGGTCGACAAGCTCGTCGCCGGAGACATCGGCGTCGTCTCCAAGCTCAAGGCCACCCGCACCAACGACACTCTGTCCGCCAAGGGCACCACGACCCGCATCGACCCCATCGTCTTCCCCACGGCGGACATCTCGATCGCCATCCGAGGCAAGGCTCGGTCGGACGACGACAAGCTGGGCGAGGTCATCCACCGCCTGCACGAGGAGGACCCCACATTCTCCGCAGCGTTCAACGGAGAGCTGGGTCAGACCATCGCACGCGGCCTCGGCGAACTTCATCTCGGGGTCCAGTTCGAACGGATGGCGCGCAAGTACGGCGTGCACGTCGAGACCGAGCAGCCGAAGATCGCCTACCGCGAGACGCTTTCACGCCCGGCGCAGGGCCAGGGCCGCCACAAGAAGCAATCGGGCGGCCGCGGTCAGTTCGGCGACTGCCGCATCCGACTCACCCCGCGGGAGCGCGGCGCAGGTTACGAGTTCGTGGACTCCATCAAAGGCGGCGTCATTCCCTCCAAGTACCTGCCTTCGGTGGATCGCGGCATCCAGGAAGCGGCCACGAACGGCGTGCTGGCGGGCTACCCGATGGTCGACTTCGCGGCGGAATGCTACGACGGATCGTACCACTCGGTGGACTCCTCGGACATCGCCTTCAAGCTGGCGGGATCGCTCGCCTTTCGGAACGTCGCCGTCAAGGCCGGGCCGGTGCTGCTCGAGCCCATCGTCGAGGTCTCGGTGACGACCCCGGACGAGTACGTCGGCGACATCATGGGCGACCTTACTTCGCGCCGCGGCCGGGTCCAGGGGATGGAGCCCGCGTCGGGCCGCACGACCATCATGGCGCTCGTCCCCCAGTCCGAACTCTACAAGTACGCGGCTACCCTCCGGTCGATTACGCAGGGAAGAGCCTTCCACACTCGCAAAATCAGAGGCTACGAGCCCGCTCCCCACGAGGTGGCCCAGAAGGTGGCCGCCGAAAGGGCGAAGGAGTAA
- a CDS encoding DUF2236 domain-containing protein has product MGIPRAFQPGYRKAREKCPELAEAYIRHTTEGDPAADAVAEDLSALTPNEVHAMLAKALNDPGAPLTGVPESLREFLVEANTVPDWFDRGLARVASQAFLRNSDIVLAALVGGSIVEGFATLISKSFRIRGRVIDLGVRRLKANGMQLVEQYLPGGMEPGGDGWRLTLRVRLVHAQSRRLLISSDEWNWNKYGMPISAAHLLLAGAAFSGRLMRHVAALGGDLTREEREAYVHVWRYAGLLMGIPEEILFHDEASARRIFRVGAMCEPPADFDAIIMANSIVNSAPVIVGVSEPAERRKMARVVTQASRELIGDELADTFRFPKRRRKVIPWMRFKNRSRRILRNTLPSSARKHDLARFKSLVAFASFEELEHSYKLPTALHEEDSEDW; this is encoded by the coding sequence ATGGGAATCCCACGAGCGTTCCAGCCGGGATATCGGAAGGCACGAGAAAAATGCCCCGAGCTCGCGGAAGCCTATATCCGCCATACGACCGAGGGCGACCCGGCGGCGGACGCCGTGGCTGAGGATCTGTCGGCACTGACCCCTAACGAAGTCCACGCGATGCTCGCCAAGGCGTTGAACGATCCCGGTGCGCCGCTTACCGGTGTTCCCGAATCGCTTCGCGAGTTCCTCGTCGAGGCCAACACCGTTCCGGACTGGTTCGACAGAGGGCTCGCTAGGGTCGCCTCGCAGGCCTTTCTGCGCAACTCGGACATCGTCCTGGCGGCCCTCGTCGGCGGGAGTATCGTCGAGGGGTTTGCTACGCTGATCAGCAAGTCCTTCCGCATTCGCGGCCGGGTCATCGACCTCGGGGTGCGCCGCCTCAAGGCGAACGGCATGCAGCTGGTCGAGCAGTACCTGCCCGGCGGCATGGAACCCGGGGGCGACGGATGGAGGCTGACGCTCCGGGTTCGGCTGGTGCACGCGCAGTCCAGACGCCTTCTCATCAGTTCGGACGAGTGGAACTGGAACAAGTACGGCATGCCGATCAGCGCCGCCCACCTGCTCCTGGCCGGTGCCGCCTTCTCCGGCCGCCTCATGCGGCATGTCGCGGCGCTCGGGGGAGACTTAACCCGGGAGGAGCGGGAAGCCTACGTGCACGTCTGGAGATACGCGGGCCTGCTCATGGGCATTCCCGAGGAGATCCTCTTCCACGACGAAGCCTCGGCGCGGCGCATTTTTCGGGTCGGTGCGATGTGCGAACCTCCGGCGGATTTCGACGCGATCATCATGGCCAACAGCATCGTGAACAGCGCGCCGGTCATCGTTGGGGTCAGCGAGCCTGCCGAGCGGAGGAAGATGGCCCGCGTGGTGACCCAAGCCTCCAGAGAGCTGATCGGCGACGAACTGGCGGACACGTTCCGGTTCCCCAAGCGCCGCCGGAAGGTGATACCGTGGATGCGGTTCAAGAATCGCAGCAGGAGAATCCTGCGGAACACACTGCCCTCGTCGGCGAGGAAGCACGATCTGGCCCGCTTCAAATCCCTGGTGGCCTTCGCCAGCTTCGAAGAGCTGGAACACTCCTACAAGCTCCCCACCGCCCTCCACGAAGAGGACTCCGAAGACTGGTAG
- a CDS encoding FAD-dependent oxidoreductase encodes MSSGRNHPIVASSPRVVIVGGGAAGLTTAWTLRKHGIEPILLEANDRTGGRLAGDRIDGFLVDTGADFFCPSYDVTFRICEELGVPLVRSKMKLGWFRNGRWATTTPGPFPASLIRNLPAARSLGFLSLGSIRAARKLFGDISRQAAQLRFSSDSRLAELDGDETFGAYLDRLGAPEPLKVSLKGFLEMTMGHVELSGQAYMRTYLAEMLVNADKLRVPEEGAAALARALAAACGDTVRVSTAVRRVVIRNGAVTRVMTDDGPIEADAVVCAVPATKVPELIPELPIPIRHALGKVTYSSGCRVVIGLDHPPLPPGWHGALYPEDDTPLLLDRSINLPSVVPPGKSTLDLIVGRDRGQGLLSLDDDEIAGELLRDARRFPPPGSSLPSDDEGIFTRVYRWREAVCMGRPGMFSAIADMRRGGGREIGNLFFAGDYMRAPSVNGALASGVDAADEVADFLARRFAK; translated from the coding sequence ATGAGCAGCGGGCGTAATCACCCCATCGTCGCGTCGAGCCCAAGAGTCGTCATAGTTGGCGGGGGAGCGGCCGGACTGACTACCGCTTGGACCCTAAGGAAGCACGGCATCGAACCGATCTTGCTCGAGGCCAATGACAGGACCGGGGGACGCCTGGCAGGCGACAGGATCGACGGTTTCCTCGTGGATACGGGCGCGGACTTCTTCTGTCCCTCTTACGACGTGACGTTCCGAATCTGCGAGGAACTGGGCGTACCGCTCGTCCGCTCGAAAATGAAGCTCGGCTGGTTTCGGAACGGTCGGTGGGCCACGACGACGCCGGGCCCTTTCCCCGCCAGCCTTATCAGGAATCTTCCGGCGGCCCGGTCCCTGGGTTTCCTGTCGCTGGGGTCCATTCGGGCCGCCCGTAAGCTGTTCGGCGACATTTCCCGCCAAGCCGCGCAGCTCCGTTTTTCCAGCGATAGCCGGCTCGCGGAGTTGGACGGCGACGAGACCTTCGGCGCCTATCTGGACCGGCTTGGCGCACCCGAACCCCTGAAGGTGAGCTTGAAGGGGTTCCTGGAGATGACGATGGGACACGTCGAGCTCTCCGGACAGGCGTACATGCGAACGTACCTGGCGGAGATGCTGGTCAATGCGGACAAACTCCGTGTGCCGGAGGAGGGAGCCGCCGCTCTCGCTCGGGCATTGGCCGCAGCGTGCGGCGACACCGTCCGCGTCTCGACCGCCGTCCGTCGTGTGGTGATCCGGAACGGAGCCGTGACTCGCGTCATGACCGACGACGGTCCCATCGAGGCGGACGCGGTCGTCTGCGCCGTGCCCGCCACGAAAGTGCCGGAGTTGATCCCCGAGTTGCCGATCCCTATCCGCCACGCGCTCGGCAAGGTGACCTACTCGAGCGGATGTCGAGTGGTCATCGGTCTCGACCACCCGCCTCTGCCCCCCGGCTGGCACGGTGCGCTGTACCCGGAGGACGACACGCCGCTGTTGCTGGACCGGTCCATCAACCTGCCCTCCGTCGTGCCGCCCGGCAAGAGCACGCTGGACCTGATCGTCGGGCGCGACCGCGGGCAGGGACTGTTGTCGCTGGACGACGACGAGATCGCTGGAGAACTGCTTCGCGACGCGCGCCGATTCCCTCCTCCCGGCTCCTCCCTTCCCAGCGACGACGAGGGGATCTTTACGCGCGTGTACCGCTGGCGGGAGGCCGTGTGCATGGGACGCCCCGGCATGTTCAGCGCCATCGCCGACATGCGTCGCGGCGGCGGTCGCGAGATTGGCAACCTCTTCTTCGCGGGCGATTACATGCGTGCGCCTTCGGTGAACGGCGCCCTCGCCAGCGGCGTCGACGCGGCCGACGAGGTGGCGGACTTCCTGGCTCGCCGGTTCGCGAAATAG
- a CDS encoding D-alanine--D-alanine ligase: MGGLSDEREVSLASGAQVANALREAGHEALAVDTVAGALDEAEERRLLAGGVGRSPPAGDRLARLSNARVSQLALAPPTHDADVFFLALHGGAGEDGSIQGLLDMAGVAYTGSDRLGCSLAMDKEVTKRLLREAGAPTPDWRLLDECSDMEIERALGLPVIVKAANGGSSLRLTLAKDREQLALVRRESRSWNDVVICERYHPGREFTVGVVGGDLLPVGEIVPKREYFDYISKYQTGMAEEIFPAGIDDGLATRLQELALDVFQALRMRDYGRVDFMVDGEDRPWCLEANASPGMTANSLLPKAAAAAGIGFPDLCDRLARLAAERG, encoded by the coding sequence ATGGGCGGTCTCTCCGACGAGCGCGAGGTATCGCTCGCTTCCGGAGCGCAGGTCGCCAACGCACTACGCGAGGCCGGTCACGAGGCGCTGGCTGTGGACACGGTCGCCGGCGCGCTCGACGAGGCCGAGGAGCGCAGGTTGCTTGCGGGCGGGGTCGGGCGCAGCCCCCCGGCGGGCGACCGTCTTGCGCGCCTCTCCAACGCTCGCGTCTCCCAGCTCGCTCTCGCCCCGCCGACTCACGACGCCGACGTGTTCTTCCTCGCCCTTCACGGAGGAGCCGGCGAGGACGGCTCGATCCAAGGCCTGCTCGACATGGCCGGAGTCGCCTACACCGGCAGCGACAGACTGGGATGTTCGCTGGCGATGGACAAGGAGGTAACCAAGAGACTCTTGCGGGAGGCCGGTGCGCCCACGCCCGATTGGCGTCTGCTCGACGAGTGCTCGGACATGGAAATCGAACGGGCCCTCGGTCTTCCGGTCATCGTCAAGGCGGCGAACGGCGGTTCGTCTCTGAGACTGACCCTCGCCAAGGACAGGGAGCAACTGGCGCTGGTTCGTCGCGAGAGCCGCTCCTGGAACGACGTGGTTATCTGCGAACGCTACCATCCGGGGAGGGAGTTCACCGTGGGCGTCGTTGGCGGCGACCTGCTTCCCGTCGGTGAGATCGTGCCGAAGCGCGAATACTTCGACTACATCTCCAAATACCAGACCGGGATGGCCGAAGAGATCTTTCCGGCCGGGATCGATGACGGGCTGGCGACACGACTCCAGGAACTCGCTCTCGACGTCTTCCAGGCTCTCCGCATGCGCGACTACGGAAGAGTCGACTTCATGGTCGACGGGGAAGACCGACCGTGGTGCCTGGAAGCCAACGCCTCGCCAGGTATGACGGCCAACTCTCTGCTCCCCAAGGCGGCGGCCGCAGCCGGTATCGGGTTTCCCGATCTCTGCGACCGACTGGCTCGCCTGGCTGCGGAACGCGGGTGA
- a CDS encoding rhomboid family intramembrane serine protease — protein sequence MRAWRSYAQTPPPSQEGMGANAGAYWGSAMTPMVKRMLIACCVLEVLAMLGARGFLVTWLGLTPDRAHLQPWGLVTYAFVHGGMGHLLVNMLALFFFGPPLERRWGGRAFAWFAVAAAFGGALLSFTQPESTVVGFSGVGYGILLAFAALWPDARIFVMLLFPIKAKWVAAGMFVMTLLNAQAGANDGVAHWAHLGGLVAAAAALRLTSLGAGSFLGGRKPQPGRVGPASRTGPRPRAGRGGGGWTVGGGDGSGANRPGRRGGGRIWNVPFTSSDDDLHNRVDAVLDKISAQGLGSLTEEERSLLDRMSKRGAGRRR from the coding sequence ATGAGAGCATGGAGATCGTACGCGCAGACCCCGCCTCCCTCGCAAGAAGGCATGGGGGCGAACGCCGGAGCCTACTGGGGGTCCGCGATGACGCCGATGGTCAAGAGAATGCTCATCGCCTGCTGCGTTCTCGAGGTCCTGGCCATGCTCGGCGCACGTGGGTTTCTGGTGACCTGGCTCGGCCTTACGCCGGACCGGGCTCATCTGCAACCGTGGGGACTCGTCACCTACGCCTTCGTCCACGGAGGCATGGGCCATCTCCTCGTCAACATGCTCGCGCTCTTCTTCTTCGGCCCTCCTCTGGAGCGACGCTGGGGTGGTCGAGCGTTCGCTTGGTTCGCGGTCGCGGCGGCCTTCGGAGGCGCGTTGCTCTCCTTCACCCAGCCGGAAAGCACCGTGGTCGGATTCTCGGGCGTCGGCTACGGCATTCTCCTGGCCTTCGCCGCGTTGTGGCCGGACGCCCGCATCTTCGTGATGCTCCTCTTCCCCATCAAGGCCAAGTGGGTGGCCGCCGGCATGTTCGTCATGACCCTCCTGAACGCCCAGGCCGGAGCCAACGACGGTGTCGCGCACTGGGCCCACCTCGGCGGACTCGTGGCAGCCGCAGCCGCTCTCCGCCTCACCTCCCTCGGCGCGGGGAGCTTCCTCGGAGGGCGCAAACCCCAGCCCGGCCGGGTCGGACCGGCCTCCCGCACCGGGCCTCGGCCGCGTGCCGGACGCGGAGGCGGCGGCTGGACGGTGGGCGGTGGCGACGGCAGCGGGGCGAACCGACCCGGACGACGCGGCGGTGGACGCATCTGGAACGTCCCTTTCACGAGCTCCGACGACGATCTCCACAACCGGGTCGACGCCGTGCTCGACAAGATCTCCGCCCAGGGCCTCGGTTCACTCACCGAGGAGGAGCGCTCCCTGCTCGACCGCATGTCTAAACGAGGAGCGGGTCGCCGTCGGTGA
- a CDS encoding fumarate reductase/succinate dehydrogenase flavoprotein subunit produces MTPPVNSPAGPANFDQEHDVLVIGAGGAGLRAAIEAASSGARVGLLTKSLLGKAHTVMAEGGVAAALAHADDRDSWRVHFADTMRGGQYLSNWRMAELHAREAPNRVRELETWGALMDRTAAGRMNQRNFGGHAYPRLAHVGDRTGLEMIRTLQDHGIHQGIDTHMEVTVYRLLKDGDRIAGALAYSRTTGEFLVFRANAVVLATGGIGKAYLVTSNSWEYTGDGHALGLDAGAELVDMEFVQFHPTGMVWPPSVRGILVTEGVRGEGGVLKNSEGRRFMFDDVPPLYVKSTADTPEEGWRYVRGDRDARRPPELLTRDHVARKIVKEVKEGRGSPHGGAFLDIAWIREHVKDSEAHIRKKLPSMYHQFKELAGIDITEEPMEVGPTTHYVMGGIRVDGDTQMATTVPGLFAAGECAAGLHGANRLGGNSLSDLLVFGKRAGEHAAAFAGTRSDTALSKGEIEAAKVSALAPFKRDSDDVGPFRLQNELQQIMQDAVGIARDRDGLTEALKHLRALKERAEETSVRGSRTFNPGWHTALDLEHLMAVSEAVALAAEARRESRGAHSRLDFPDKDPEWAGFNHVIAKDEHGELTVRREAIPEMPAELRSIIEEQG; encoded by the coding sequence ATGACTCCTCCGGTCAACAGCCCCGCCGGACCCGCGAACTTCGACCAAGAGCACGACGTCCTGGTCATCGGAGCGGGCGGGGCCGGGCTCAGGGCCGCCATCGAGGCAGCTTCGTCGGGAGCCCGCGTGGGCCTGCTCACCAAGTCCCTGCTCGGCAAGGCGCACACCGTCATGGCCGAAGGAGGCGTGGCGGCCGCACTGGCTCACGCCGACGATCGCGACAGCTGGCGAGTTCACTTCGCGGACACCATGCGAGGCGGTCAGTATCTTAGCAACTGGCGCATGGCCGAACTCCACGCCCGGGAAGCCCCAAACCGCGTTCGCGAGCTCGAAACCTGGGGTGCGCTCATGGACCGCACCGCAGCGGGGCGCATGAACCAGCGGAATTTCGGGGGTCACGCCTACCCTCGTCTGGCGCACGTGGGGGACCGCACGGGGCTGGAGATGATCCGCACTCTCCAGGACCACGGCATCCATCAGGGTATCGACACGCACATGGAAGTGACGGTCTATCGCCTCCTTAAGGACGGCGACCGGATCGCAGGCGCGCTCGCTTATTCTCGCACCACCGGCGAGTTCCTCGTCTTTCGAGCGAACGCCGTCGTGTTGGCGACCGGCGGGATCGGCAAGGCCTACCTGGTCACCAGCAACAGTTGGGAGTACACCGGCGACGGACACGCCCTCGGGTTGGACGCGGGAGCCGAGCTCGTGGACATGGAGTTCGTCCAGTTCCATCCGACCGGCATGGTGTGGCCGCCCTCCGTACGCGGCATTCTGGTCACCGAAGGGGTGCGCGGCGAAGGCGGTGTTCTTAAGAACAGCGAGGGCAGACGCTTCATGTTCGACGACGTGCCGCCGCTCTACGTCAAATCCACCGCCGACACCCCCGAGGAGGGCTGGCGTTACGTGCGCGGAGATCGCGACGCACGTCGGCCTCCCGAGCTGCTCACTCGCGATCACGTGGCCCGCAAGATCGTCAAAGAGGTGAAGGAAGGTCGTGGGAGCCCGCACGGCGGCGCCTTCCTGGACATCGCCTGGATCAGGGAGCACGTCAAGGACTCCGAGGCGCACATAAGAAAGAAGCTCCCGAGCATGTACCACCAGTTCAAGGAACTCGCCGGGATCGACATCACCGAGGAGCCGATGGAGGTGGGGCCGACGACGCACTACGTCATGGGCGGCATTCGGGTGGACGGCGACACGCAGATGGCGACCACGGTGCCGGGACTCTTCGCGGCGGGCGAATGCGCAGCCGGGCTTCACGGGGCGAATCGGCTGGGCGGCAACTCGCTCTCCGACCTGCTCGTCTTCGGAAAGCGCGCCGGCGAGCATGCGGCGGCCTTCGCGGGAACGCGATCGGACACGGCCCTCTCCAAGGGCGAGATCGAAGCGGCGAAGGTCTCTGCGCTGGCGCCCTTCAAGCGGGACAGCGACGACGTCGGACCCTTCAGGCTTCAGAACGAACTCCAGCAAATCATGCAGGACGCTGTCGGGATCGCCCGCGACCGGGACGGGCTGACCGAGGCTCTGAAGCATCTGCGCGCTCTCAAGGAACGTGCGGAGGAGACGAGCGTGAGGGGCTCGCGCACCTTCAACCCGGGCTGGCACACGGCATTGGATCTCGAGCATCTGATGGCGGTGTCGGAGGCCGTCGCTCTTGCCGCCGAGGCGCGGCGAGAGAGTCGGGGCGCCCACTCGAGGCTAGATTTTCCCGACAAGGATCCCGAGTGGGCGGGCTTCAACCACGTCATCGCGAAGGACGAACACGGCGAGCTCACTGTGCGCAGAGAGGCGATTCCCGAGATGCCCGCCGAGCTGCGGTCGATCATTGAGGAGCAGGGGTGA